One window of Novipirellula aureliae genomic DNA carries:
- the tssF gene encoding type VI secretion system baseplate subunit TssF yields the protein MTDRLLPYYNQELEFLRRFGSQFAAEHPKIAGRLRFGDDLSEDPHVSRIIESFALLAARTRLKIDDDFPEITHALLSVLYPHYLAPIPSTAIAEFSLDRRQADLVAGYRIEADERVESESTKDGVCQFRTAYPVELFPLKVESASYRGQPFSCPPSDSLAKSESCLHLHLKSFRSSVPVETMDIHQLRFFIRGLSRSAMDLYELIHGCAVEVLLARSPEDQNPIRLGSKSIKPVGFAQDQGLIPTQPRTFNGYRLLTEYFAAPEKFMFFDVDGIDPKQLSGFGEHLHVYVLMKRHLGDIEPFVAADSIRLGCTPLVNLFEHRCEPIRLTHGVPEYRIVPDARQPRAFEVHTITRVTSIDSDKKEVVFHPFYSIRHAAERDKRRGFYHQHRRPAELSGGETDRATDMYLSIVDLDFQPSISAGTVLDVQTLCTSRNLPERLEFGGGRPRLQLVRGGPIEAPRCVTQPRSTVRPPLGKATYWRLISHLSLGHVSLFDKREGASAMREILSLYDFIQGSDIRQRIDSLRSLTCEHGVARCDRGGGGVGGATFCRGLDLDVLIDEDRLSSGGAYLFGAVLEQFLALYASINSFTRVNLRSTLREESIAKWPARSGRKTLL from the coding sequence ATGACCGACCGCTTGCTACCCTATTACAACCAGGAACTTGAGTTCCTGCGGCGGTTTGGTTCTCAGTTTGCCGCCGAGCATCCAAAGATTGCGGGCCGATTGCGATTCGGTGACGATCTTTCCGAAGACCCGCACGTGTCTCGTATCATCGAATCGTTCGCATTGTTGGCAGCACGAACGAGACTCAAAATCGATGATGATTTTCCTGAAATCACGCATGCACTTTTGAGCGTGCTCTATCCGCATTACCTGGCACCGATCCCCTCGACCGCGATCGCCGAGTTCTCGCTCGATCGTCGGCAAGCCGACTTGGTTGCCGGATATCGAATTGAGGCGGATGAACGAGTCGAGAGTGAATCAACCAAAGACGGTGTCTGCCAATTCCGCACCGCTTATCCAGTCGAGTTGTTTCCATTAAAAGTTGAATCGGCTTCCTATCGCGGCCAACCGTTTTCATGCCCACCATCCGACAGTCTGGCCAAAAGCGAATCGTGTCTGCATCTGCACCTGAAGAGTTTTCGCTCGAGTGTGCCTGTGGAGACAATGGATATTCATCAGCTACGTTTTTTCATTCGTGGTTTGTCGCGATCGGCGATGGACTTGTACGAACTGATTCACGGCTGCGCTGTCGAGGTATTGCTCGCTCGCTCGCCCGAGGACCAAAATCCTATTCGCCTAGGCAGCAAGTCGATCAAGCCGGTAGGGTTTGCTCAGGATCAGGGCTTGATCCCGACGCAGCCGCGGACGTTCAATGGCTATCGGCTTTTAACGGAATACTTCGCGGCTCCCGAGAAGTTCATGTTTTTTGACGTTGATGGCATCGACCCGAAGCAATTGAGTGGCTTCGGCGAACACCTGCACGTGTATGTTCTGATGAAACGTCACCTAGGAGACATCGAGCCGTTTGTTGCGGCGGATTCGATCCGCTTGGGATGCACCCCCCTTGTCAACCTATTCGAACATCGATGTGAACCGATACGGTTAACACACGGTGTCCCGGAGTATCGGATTGTACCTGACGCGCGGCAACCGCGTGCGTTTGAAGTTCATACGATCACTCGGGTGACATCGATTGACAGCGATAAAAAAGAAGTCGTCTTTCATCCGTTTTATTCGATTCGTCATGCAGCCGAACGAGACAAGCGTCGAGGCTTTTATCATCAGCACCGGCGGCCTGCGGAATTGAGCGGCGGGGAGACGGACCGGGCGACGGATATGTATTTGTCAATCGTCGACCTCGATTTTCAGCCGTCAATTTCGGCCGGGACCGTGCTCGACGTGCAAACGCTTTGCACCAGTCGAAACCTGCCCGAGCGATTGGAATTCGGCGGTGGACGACCTCGTTTACAACTCGTTCGCGGTGGCCCGATCGAAGCCCCACGCTGTGTCACCCAACCTCGCTCGACCGTCCGTCCGCCACTTGGCAAAGCGACCTATTGGCGTTTGATCAGCCATTTGTCCCTCGGGCATGTTTCGCTGTTCGACAAACGAGAGGGCGCATCGGCGATGCGAGAAATTCTTAGTCTTTATGACTTTATCCAAGGCAGCGATATTCGCCAACGAATCGATTCGCTTCGCTCGTTGACTTGCGAGCATGGTGTCGCGCGCTGTGACCGCGGGGGTGGTGGCGTGGGCGGAGCGACTTTTTGCCGTGGTCTCGATTTGGATGTTTTGATCGATGAAGACCGATTGAGCAGCGGTGGTGCCTACCTGTTTGGTGCCGTGCTTGAACAATTCCTTGCCCTCTATGCCTCCATTAACTCGTTCACACGAGTCAATCTGCGTAGTACCCTTCGTGAAGAATCGATTGCGAAATGGCCAGCCCGATCCGGAAGAAAAACGCTTCTGTAA
- the tssE gene encoding type VI secretion system baseplate subunit TssE, translating into MSRIPTDSRLIPSILDRLIDLEPDRKTEMPANRTQVLQQMKASVGRDLQSLLNTRCRATGWPKGLEQLSKSLMAYGIPDCVGINTGSREQQEVLRRMIQRAIEAFEPRLMNIQVQLADSNNSADRTLRFRIDAMLRVDPTPEPVAYDSRLDATMGDFLVKGVRR; encoded by the coding sequence ATGTCGCGAATCCCCACCGATTCAAGATTGATCCCCAGCATTCTCGATCGCTTGATCGACTTGGAACCCGATCGAAAGACCGAGATGCCAGCCAACCGCACGCAGGTGCTTCAGCAGATGAAGGCAAGTGTCGGCCGGGATCTGCAAAGCCTGCTGAACACTCGATGTCGTGCAACGGGATGGCCCAAAGGTCTTGAACAATTATCCAAATCGCTGATGGCCTATGGTATTCCCGATTGTGTTGGAATCAATACTGGGTCGCGTGAACAACAAGAAGTACTAAGACGAATGATTCAACGAGCCATTGAGGCGTTCGAACCAAGATTGATGAACATTCAAGTCCAACTAGCCGATTCAAATAACTCTGCGGATCGAACGCTGCGATTTCGAATCGATGCAATGCTGAGAGTCGACCCGACACCTGAACCGGTGGCCTACGATAGCCGCTTGGATGCGACGATGGGGGATTTTTTGGTCAAGGGAGTCCGACGATGA
- the tssC gene encoding type VI secretion system contractile sheath large subunit: MAEKAKADAVAGTQTTESVGESLLESAISATKQTERSRAEELLKTLTEEALKGTVTFDKDVMRSLNAAIAGIDAKLSKQLAAIMHQPKFQKLEGTWRGLHHLVMNSETSETLKIRVLNCPKKQLFKDMDRAVEFDQSQLFKKLYEDEFGTPGGAPFGALIGDYEFTNHPEDVDLLAKVSGVAAASFCPFISAADPNLFGFDEWTELTKPRDLARIFDTAEYTKWKSFRESEDSRFCVLTMPRTLARLPYGANTKTIDEFAYEEVPVGPNGESIHVEHDEFCWMNAAYVMGTKLTDAFAQTGFCTAIRGVENGGKVEDLPSYIFKADDGDMDLKCPTEIAITDRREKELSDLGFLPLCHFKNTDYSVFFGAQTVQKPKLYDRPEATANAAISARLPYIMATSRFSHFLKVIARDKIGSFMEATDCEAWLDRWIHNYVTSDTNPPADIRARYPLAEARIQVREIPGQPGSYNAIAWMRPWLQMEELTTSMRMVAKIPKMGG; this comes from the coding sequence ACTTCTCAAAACGTTGACCGAAGAGGCCCTCAAGGGCACCGTTACGTTTGATAAAGATGTGATGCGTTCGCTCAATGCCGCCATCGCGGGCATCGATGCAAAGCTGAGCAAGCAATTGGCAGCGATCATGCACCAGCCCAAGTTCCAAAAACTTGAAGGGACATGGCGAGGGTTGCATCATTTGGTGATGAATAGCGAAACAAGTGAAACACTCAAGATCCGTGTTTTGAATTGTCCGAAGAAGCAATTGTTCAAAGACATGGATCGCGCCGTCGAGTTTGATCAAAGTCAATTGTTCAAGAAGCTCTACGAGGATGAGTTCGGCACACCGGGTGGTGCACCGTTCGGAGCCTTGATTGGCGATTACGAATTCACCAACCATCCCGAAGACGTCGACTTACTCGCCAAGGTCAGTGGGGTTGCCGCGGCTTCGTTTTGTCCATTCATTTCCGCTGCCGATCCGAATTTGTTCGGCTTCGATGAGTGGACCGAATTGACCAAACCGCGTGATTTGGCACGGATCTTTGATACGGCTGAATACACAAAGTGGAAATCGTTCCGTGAAAGTGAAGACAGTCGTTTTTGTGTGCTGACGATGCCGCGAACCTTAGCTCGTTTGCCGTATGGTGCCAACACCAAAACAATCGACGAGTTCGCTTATGAAGAGGTGCCGGTAGGTCCCAACGGCGAATCGATTCATGTCGAGCATGACGAGTTCTGCTGGATGAACGCTGCGTATGTCATGGGCACCAAGTTGACCGACGCCTTTGCTCAAACCGGCTTTTGCACAGCGATTCGTGGTGTGGAAAATGGTGGCAAGGTCGAAGATTTGCCATCCTATATTTTTAAAGCAGACGATGGCGATATGGACTTGAAGTGTCCTACTGAGATCGCCATTACCGATCGTCGAGAAAAAGAGCTCAGCGATCTCGGTTTCTTGCCGTTATGCCACTTTAAAAACACTGACTACTCGGTCTTCTTTGGTGCTCAAACCGTCCAGAAGCCGAAGTTATACGATCGCCCGGAAGCGACAGCCAACGCTGCGATCAGTGCTCGCTTGCCCTACATCATGGCGACGAGTCGTTTCTCACATTTCTTGAAAGTCATCGCTCGCGACAAGATTGGTTCGTTCATGGAAGCGACCGATTGCGAAGCTTGGTTGGATCGTTGGATTCACAACTATGTCACCAGCGATACAAATCCGCCCGCCGACATTCGTGCTCGTTACCCACTAGCCGAAGCAAGGATTCAAGTGCGAGAAATTCCTGGCCAACCCGGATCCTACAACGCCATCGCTTGGATGCGACCGTGGCTCCAGATGGAAGAGTTGACGACCAGCATGAGAATGGTGGCAAAGATTCCGAAGATGGGCGGTTAG
- the tssG gene encoding type VI secretion system baseplate subunit TssG, producing MASPIRKKNASVIDRLIKQPHRFSFFQAVRLLLASDGARSLGAKGNEIGTIKNASDEAIRFRSLPALKFPSSEITNVKPCRALVLDHEQVKERDTTSEEAKIEEEAIDQLRTPKPGAPIEMEIAFWGLIGPVGALPNHYTQIVIDRVRHKDVALRDFLDLFSHRQLSLFYRAWEKTFVSVGVERGLRSEDPHADKLREVLLSIVGRGTEHVRDQLEILDDVSIYYGGQFADCPCAESLEQIIADFLGLPTRVLSLYGQWLLLPPSEQSRLGTLGGHSQLGIDTVLGEKTWDASSKFRVRIGLVRYREFLRLMPTGDQLVPICQLIRSYVGCEFSFDCQVVLMASEIPRCQLGGIDESADSDIGANLGWNTWLCSQTPTRDSDDAVFHHDGSPTSFSNSFSRT from the coding sequence ATGGCCAGCCCGATCCGGAAGAAAAACGCTTCTGTAATCGACCGGCTTATCAAACAGCCGCATCGATTCAGTTTCTTTCAAGCAGTTCGTTTACTGCTAGCGTCCGATGGTGCGCGGTCACTTGGTGCGAAGGGAAACGAAATTGGGACCATCAAAAATGCCTCCGATGAAGCAATCCGCTTCCGCTCCCTGCCCGCTTTGAAATTCCCTTCGTCCGAAATCACCAATGTCAAGCCTTGTCGCGCTCTCGTGCTCGATCATGAGCAAGTCAAAGAGCGTGACACAACCAGCGAAGAAGCGAAGATCGAAGAGGAAGCGATTGATCAATTGCGAACGCCGAAGCCCGGTGCACCCATCGAGATGGAGATTGCATTTTGGGGATTGATCGGTCCCGTTGGTGCACTACCAAATCACTACACTCAAATTGTGATTGACCGAGTTCGACACAAAGACGTTGCTCTTCGAGATTTTTTGGATTTGTTCTCGCATCGTCAACTGTCGCTCTTTTACCGAGCTTGGGAAAAAACATTTGTATCGGTCGGTGTTGAACGAGGATTGCGCTCAGAAGATCCTCATGCTGATAAACTTCGCGAAGTCCTGTTATCGATTGTCGGACGCGGAACCGAGCACGTTCGTGACCAACTCGAAATCCTCGACGATGTCTCGATCTACTATGGCGGCCAATTCGCTGATTGCCCATGCGCAGAATCCCTCGAGCAAATCATCGCCGATTTCCTCGGTTTGCCGACACGGGTTCTATCGCTTTACGGTCAATGGTTGTTGTTACCGCCGAGTGAGCAATCCCGGCTTGGTACGTTGGGCGGACATAGCCAGCTCGGTATTGACACCGTACTGGGCGAAAAAACTTGGGATGCCTCATCGAAATTTCGCGTACGCATTGGCTTGGTTCGCTATCGTGAGTTTTTACGTTTAATGCCAACGGGCGACCAATTGGTACCCATCTGTCAGTTGATCCGCAGCTATGTGGGCTGCGAGTTTTCATTTGATTGCCAAGTTGTCTTGATGGCCAGCGAAATTCCACGTTGTCAACTTGGCGGTATCGATGAGTCGGCGGACAGCGATATCGGTGCCAATTTAGGCTGGAACACTTGGCTTTGCAGCCAAACGCCAACTCGCGACAGCGACGATGCCGTATTCCATCATGATGGATCACCAACCTCATTCTCAAACTCCTTTTCTCGAACTTGA
- the tssC gene encoding type VI secretion system contractile sheath large subunit: MAQADPSLQRSETAQAEAPEASYQAESASASLLDWVLAEKADQAHPAVKGSSASSPRTKSAKASSLDAFLAAQKVGDALKYWLGSDWQEDNRYDTADAVSTRLSADIAAIDALLCEQVNAILHHQKFQKLEASWRGLAFLVRRADIESDPMIKVRMLSVKWSELEKDFDRAVEFDQSQTFKKIYEEEFGIAGGEPFGLLIGDYHVQHRLSASHRHDDIAVLHGLAGVAASAFCPFLCAATPDLLDLEDFSDLQVTRDHAKRMAMPDYLKWNALRQSEDSRFLGVLLPRILMRGPYEDDGSRVDRFIFAEDVQNPDGSGYLWGHPGYAYAAVAMRSFATSGWLADIRGLRQDEEGGGLVSELPSLSFPTDSIGVIPRPVTEIAVTDALERELSEIGLLPLCDCKDTPMAVFASGQSLQKAKVYDDDNATANAKISAMLPYILTVSRFAHYIKIIARNKLGTYATAEDLERVLHDWVMDYVTPDREASTDVKSRKPLREANISVKPDPGRPGSFRCIMRFAPHYELDDMVGSVRLSTIIGGS; this comes from the coding sequence TTGGCCCAAGCCGATCCCAGTTTGCAACGATCCGAGACGGCGCAGGCCGAGGCGCCCGAGGCATCGTACCAAGCCGAATCGGCGTCGGCATCGTTGCTTGATTGGGTGTTGGCCGAAAAGGCGGACCAAGCGCATCCTGCGGTCAAAGGGAGTTCGGCATCTTCGCCGCGAACCAAATCGGCAAAAGCATCGTCACTTGATGCTTTTTTGGCAGCCCAAAAAGTGGGCGACGCACTCAAGTATTGGCTGGGATCCGATTGGCAAGAAGACAACCGTTATGACACCGCCGACGCGGTATCCACGCGGCTTTCTGCTGATATTGCCGCGATCGATGCCCTGCTTTGTGAACAGGTCAATGCGATTCTTCACCATCAGAAATTTCAAAAGCTGGAAGCTTCTTGGCGTGGCTTAGCATTCTTGGTTCGGCGTGCCGACATCGAGAGCGATCCGATGATCAAGGTTCGTATGCTGTCGGTCAAATGGTCGGAATTGGAAAAAGATTTTGATCGAGCCGTCGAATTTGATCAAAGTCAAACCTTTAAAAAAATCTATGAGGAAGAGTTTGGTATTGCGGGTGGTGAACCGTTCGGGTTGCTGATTGGAGACTACCACGTTCAACATCGATTGTCGGCATCCCATCGGCATGACGACATCGCCGTTCTCCATGGGTTAGCAGGTGTTGCAGCGAGTGCGTTTTGTCCTTTCCTTTGTGCTGCCACTCCTGATCTTCTCGACCTAGAAGATTTTTCAGACCTTCAAGTGACCCGTGATCACGCCAAACGAATGGCGATGCCCGATTACCTGAAATGGAACGCCCTTCGCCAATCTGAGGATTCTCGTTTTCTGGGCGTTTTGTTACCTCGGATATTGATGCGTGGTCCTTACGAGGATGATGGTTCGCGTGTGGATCGTTTCATCTTTGCCGAAGACGTTCAGAATCCCGACGGCAGCGGTTATCTGTGGGGGCATCCGGGCTATGCCTATGCAGCCGTCGCGATGCGTTCATTTGCAACCAGCGGCTGGTTGGCCGACATTCGAGGGCTTCGTCAAGACGAAGAGGGTGGCGGGTTGGTGAGTGAATTGCCATCCTTGAGCTTCCCGACCGATTCGATTGGCGTGATCCCCAGACCGGTGACCGAAATCGCGGTCACCGATGCCCTTGAACGGGAACTCAGCGAGATCGGTTTGCTGCCGCTTTGTGATTGCAAAGACACACCGATGGCAGTGTTCGCCAGTGGTCAATCGCTGCAAAAGGCAAAGGTTTACGACGACGACAATGCCACAGCGAATGCGAAAATCAGCGCCATGTTGCCATACATCCTGACCGTTTCTCGCTTTGCCCACTACATCAAAATAATCGCACGGAACAAGCTAGGGACCTACGCAACGGCCGAGGATTTAGAGCGGGTGCTTCACGATTGGGTGATGGATTACGTAACCCCTGATCGCGAAGCATCGACGGATGTGAAAAGCCGAAAACCGCTGCGGGAAGCCAATATTTCGGTGAAGCCCGATCCTGGTCGTCCCGGTTCGTTTCGCTGCATCATGCGTTTCGCCCCTCATTACGAACTTGATGATATGGTCGGAAGCGTCCGGCTTAGCACGATCATTGGCGGCAGTTAA
- the tssH gene encoding type VI secretion system ATPase TssH: protein MPQVNLKELVGKLNDTCRTALEAAAGLCLSRTNYNIEIEHWLLKLLENDRSDLTICVKASGADVGKMTTDLNRAIDRFKTGNGRPPALSPNVVDLIRDAWLFGSIDQGVGKVRSGHLLISLLASSTLRGSAHDASSQFEKINADAISRDFAALLVDSEEDHVPITSGATSSSASGQPVGKQGLTKTPALDQFTIDLTQRAAAGEIDPVLGRDHEIRQIIDVLTRRRQNNPILTGEAGVGKTAVVEGFALRIAAGDVPPSIRNVSVRSLDLGLLQAGAGMKGEFENRLKGVIDEVKGSPTPIILFIDEAHTMIGAGGQAGQGDAANLLKPALARGELRTIAATTWAEYKKYFEKDAALARRFQVVKVEEPDEGPAVEMMRGLVSTLEAHHNVRILNEAVVDAVKLSKRYISGRQLPDKSVSLLDTTCARVGLSQTATPAAIENANRRIDQFKVSMEILKREQDTGADHSDVIAESEAGLLEAEASLETLTAQWEQERDLVKRIRNLRHQIAGEPIEEDPETEDGDKQEAEASEGSSEQPSEPATTEKAPTEEAPTEEAPTEEATEEQKAEWKKELAEAEQNLREIQGENPLMFPCVDASAIAQTVAAWTGIPVGRMVSNEIQTVLNLQALMEESIVGQSHALDRIAQSIRTSRAQLRDPRTPIGVFLLAGTSGVGKTETAITLANLLYGGEQNMTTINMSEFKEEHKVALLMGSPPGYVGYGEGGVLTEAIRRKPYSVVLLDEMEKAHPGVQDVFYQVFDKGNMKDGEGRDIDFKNTVIIMTTNAGTDLIKSICSDPDTIPDPDGFIEAVFPELLKTFKPAFLGRLSIIPYYPLNDEVMTSIIRLKLAKVAQRVRESYGAIFTYSEAVVQAILARCTEVDTGARNVDHILNRTLLPELSAQVLANLADGKTISEIAIDSKDEHFTYEVKTEAA, encoded by the coding sequence ATGCCCCAAGTGAATTTGAAAGAACTCGTAGGAAAACTAAACGACACCTGCCGCACCGCACTCGAAGCGGCCGCGGGACTCTGTCTATCGAGAACCAACTACAACATCGAAATTGAACATTGGCTACTGAAATTACTGGAAAACGATCGTTCTGATTTGACGATTTGTGTGAAAGCATCGGGTGCGGACGTTGGGAAGATGACCACCGATCTGAACCGAGCGATCGACCGGTTTAAAACGGGCAATGGTCGGCCGCCGGCACTTTCACCCAACGTTGTCGACCTGATTCGGGATGCCTGGCTTTTTGGATCGATCGATCAAGGCGTCGGTAAGGTTCGTAGTGGTCATTTGTTGATATCGCTGTTGGCGTCGTCAACCCTTCGCGGCAGTGCTCACGATGCATCGAGTCAGTTCGAGAAGATCAATGCCGATGCGATTTCCCGTGATTTCGCCGCTTTGTTGGTCGATTCCGAAGAAGACCATGTACCGATTACATCCGGTGCTACCTCCTCTTCCGCCAGCGGGCAACCGGTTGGCAAACAGGGTCTAACGAAGACTCCAGCGCTCGATCAATTCACAATCGATCTGACCCAGCGAGCTGCTGCGGGAGAGATCGATCCCGTGTTAGGCCGTGACCACGAGATTCGTCAAATCATTGATGTCTTGACTCGGCGACGTCAAAACAATCCCATTTTGACCGGGGAAGCCGGTGTCGGTAAAACGGCAGTCGTCGAAGGATTTGCCCTTCGCATCGCAGCGGGTGATGTCCCTCCGTCGATCCGCAACGTTTCGGTTCGATCACTCGATTTGGGGCTGTTGCAAGCAGGAGCGGGGATGAAAGGCGAGTTTGAAAATCGGCTCAAAGGAGTGATCGACGAAGTAAAAGGATCTCCGACACCGATTATCTTGTTCATCGACGAGGCCCACACGATGATCGGAGCTGGTGGGCAAGCGGGTCAAGGCGACGCAGCCAACCTACTAAAACCTGCACTCGCTCGTGGCGAACTGCGCACGATCGCGGCTACGACTTGGGCGGAATACAAAAAGTACTTTGAAAAAGATGCTGCACTCGCCCGTCGATTCCAAGTTGTCAAAGTTGAGGAACCCGACGAAGGACCTGCGGTCGAGATGATGCGTGGTTTGGTCAGCACTCTCGAAGCTCACCACAACGTACGCATCTTGAACGAAGCCGTTGTCGATGCGGTCAAGTTGTCCAAACGCTACATCTCCGGTCGGCAATTACCGGATAAATCGGTCAGCCTACTCGATACGACCTGTGCGCGCGTCGGACTCAGCCAAACGGCAACGCCTGCCGCGATTGAAAACGCCAACCGCCGGATCGACCAATTCAAGGTTTCGATGGAAATCCTGAAGCGGGAACAGGATACCGGTGCCGATCATAGCGACGTGATCGCCGAAAGTGAGGCAGGATTGCTCGAAGCAGAAGCATCGCTGGAAACGCTGACGGCCCAGTGGGAACAAGAACGAGATCTCGTCAAACGAATCCGCAACCTCCGCCACCAAATCGCAGGGGAACCAATCGAAGAGGATCCGGAAACCGAAGACGGCGACAAACAGGAGGCGGAAGCGAGCGAGGGGTCCTCCGAGCAGCCGAGCGAACCAGCGACAACCGAAAAAGCCCCAACCGAAGAAGCGCCAACCGAAGAAGCGCCAACCGAAGAAGCGACGGAAGAACAGAAAGCCGAATGGAAAAAAGAGCTAGCGGAAGCCGAGCAGAACCTGCGTGAAATTCAAGGCGAGAATCCGCTTATGTTTCCTTGCGTCGATGCCTCCGCGATCGCTCAAACGGTCGCTGCATGGACCGGTATTCCCGTTGGCCGCATGGTCAGTAACGAGATTCAGACCGTTTTGAATCTACAAGCATTGATGGAAGAATCGATCGTCGGTCAATCGCATGCACTCGATCGTATTGCTCAGAGTATTCGAACCAGTCGTGCGCAACTTCGCGATCCACGCACTCCGATCGGCGTGTTCTTACTGGCCGGAACCAGCGGCGTAGGCAAGACAGAAACAGCGATCACGCTCGCGAACTTGCTTTATGGTGGCGAGCAAAATATGACCACCATCAACATGAGCGAGTTCAAAGAAGAACACAAAGTGGCACTGCTGATGGGTTCGCCTCCCGGCTACGTCGGCTATGGCGAAGGAGGCGTCCTGACCGAAGCGATTCGGCGAAAACCGTATTCGGTTGTCCTGCTTGATGAAATGGAAAAGGCACATCCCGGCGTTCAAGATGTGTTCTACCAAGTCTTTGACAAAGGAAATATGAAAGACGGCGAAGGCCGCGACATCGACTTCAAGAATACGGTTATCATCATGACCACCAACGCGGGCACCGATTTAATCAAGAGCATTTGTAGCGACCCCGACACGATCCCTGATCCAGACGGGTTTATCGAAGCGGTCTTCCCTGAACTATTGAAAACGTTCAAACCCGCATTCCTCGGGCGCTTAAGTATCATCCCGTACTATCCACTCAATGATGAAGTCATGACCAGCATCATTCGGCTGAAATTGGCCAAGGTCGCGCAACGAGTGCGTGAGAGTTACGGTGCGATCTTCACCTATAGTGAGGCGGTCGTCCAAGCGATACTGGCGCGTTGTACCGAAGTCGATACCGGAGCTAGAAATGTCGATCACATTTTGAATCGTACGTTGCTGCCGGAGTTATCGGCTCAGGTTTTAGCCAACCTAGCGGATGGAAAAACGATCTCCGAAATCGCCATCGACTCCAAAGACGAGCATTTCACCTACGAGGTCAAGACCGAAGCTGCCTAA
- a CDS encoding type VI secretion system accessory protein TagJ, with protein sequence MSETPQTLFQAGKLDEALAQSLALVKKNPANSGLRFQLAEISCIAGDLERAERQMETVSNQDPNAALGAALFRQLVRAEMARRECFFEGRVPEFIGEPNPVIKRHLLALAAIREGDLGEAAALIQDQTDVDTTVARAATTWDVNGEAVGELRDLDDLLAPILEVHTSTGKYFWIAWDQILSMEVHPPKRSADLLWRQASLSIESGPDGEVYLPAIYLDPSQPVAEDESLRLGRSTDWVETHESIVRGRGQKMLLAGNQDLTFMQLESIERQES encoded by the coding sequence ATGTCCGAAACTCCCCAAACACTGTTCCAAGCCGGAAAGCTAGACGAAGCGCTCGCGCAGTCACTTGCCTTGGTGAAGAAGAATCCGGCCAACAGCGGTTTGCGATTCCAGCTGGCTGAAATCTCGTGCATTGCCGGTGATTTGGAACGCGCCGAACGGCAGATGGAAACGGTTAGCAACCAAGATCCCAATGCGGCACTCGGTGCGGCACTGTTTCGACAACTCGTCCGAGCGGAAATGGCTCGCCGCGAATGCTTTTTCGAAGGTCGTGTTCCCGAGTTCATTGGTGAACCGAACCCGGTCATCAAACGACACCTGCTCGCACTCGCCGCAATCCGCGAAGGCGACTTAGGCGAAGCGGCGGCATTGATTCAAGATCAAACCGACGTCGATACCACGGTTGCAAGAGCCGCTACGACATGGGATGTGAATGGAGAAGCGGTCGGGGAGTTGCGTGATCTCGACGATTTGCTCGCTCCGATCTTAGAAGTTCACACTTCGACGGGAAAGTACTTTTGGATCGCCTGGGATCAAATTCTATCGATGGAGGTCCATCCGCCCAAGCGCTCGGCAGATTTGCTTTGGCGGCAAGCATCCTTGTCGATCGAATCGGGGCCGGATGGTGAAGTCTATCTACCGGCGATCTATCTTGATCCAAGTCAGCCCGTTGCTGAAGACGAAAGTTTACGTCTCGGGCGCAGTACCGATTGGGTGGAAACACACGAGTCCATCGTGCGTGGGCGAGGACAAAAAATGCTGCTCGCGGGCAATCAAGATTTGACTTTCATGCAACTCGAATCGATCGAGCGTCAGGAGTCCTAA